One part of the Glycine max cultivar Williams 82 chromosome 14, Glycine_max_v4.0, whole genome shotgun sequence genome encodes these proteins:
- the LOC121172716 gene encoding uncharacterized protein: MSHGVTLRSENINGTHSSALVEENNSTAQEPAAAKTTRASNQNLSFGEPFYGENSTPCLASDRHDQTNDKGKKVHQTIPAIVLDQSPNAELGCSDAPASGSRPSSLHLEGANTSCWSNPKNSLSSGLDLNLAPDEQGGDLQCLMSTNMNQPPQHSNTVLPFGYSDLQRGVGLLNPMGPFPMQQPNLLSAELLVPSGGRFIMEGRRMRNLDLNQPPPQEAQNEVENHNLRD, encoded by the exons atgtctcatGGTGTCACCTTGAGAA GTGAAAACATTAATGGTACTCATTCTTCGGCTCTTGTGGAAGAAAACAACAGTACTGCTCAA GAACCTGCAGCAGCTAAAACCACACGAGCCAGTAATCAAAATCTAAGCTTTGGGGAACCTTTCTATGGCGAAAATTCAACGCCATGCCTTGCCAGTGATAGACATGATCAGACCAATGACAAGGGAAAGAAAGTGCATCAAACAATCCCAGCAATAGTCTTAGACCAAAGCCCCAATGCTGAACTTGGCTGTTCTGATGCTCCTGCCTCAGGTTCAAGGCCATCTTCTTTGCACTTAGAAGGTGCAAACACCTCTTGTTGGTCTAATCCAAAGAACTCTTTGTCTTCTGGTTTGGATTTGAACCTTGCCCCAGATGAGCAAGGTGGAGATTTACAATGCTTAATGAGTACAAATATGAACCAACCACCACAGCATAGTAATACAGTACTCCCTTTTGGTTACTCTGACTTGCAAAGGGGTGTTGGCTTGCTGAACCCTATGGGTCCATTCCCTATGCAGCAGCCAAATTTACTCTCTGCTGAGTTGTTGGTGCCTTCTGGAGGCAGATTTATTATGGAGGGGAGGAGGATGAGAAATCTCGATCTTAACCAGCCACCACCACAAGAGGCACAAAATGAAGTTGAGAATCATAATCTAAGAGATTAA